The genomic region CGAACTTGAACTGTACCGGCCCGGTCAAGGAGAACGCGTTTTGGTCATCGCCCTTGATGGCAAAGGTGCCACCGAACAGGCGAATATCAACGCATCGCTCCAGCACCTTCTTGGGGTCGTTGTCGTAATACGCCATGATATCTTCTTTGGTCTTGCGGTTGCCATCCTCGGTACGTTCCTCCCGCAAGAAAACCTCGTGGCCTAACTCCATCAGGGTATCTCGCACGGTACGCTTGAGCCGCACATCAGTGACAATGTTGATGCCTGTTTCTTCATCAACGCGGGGCTTATTCTCGTCCATGGGATCGCCGTTGGGATTGGCCCACGAGACATCGTACAAGAACAGGATTTCGTGTCGATTCTGGAGTGTATTCATGCTTCAACCTCCTCCTTTTTGGTGTAAATAAATTGAGCAACTTTAGGGAACAGTCCCATACCCAGGGCAAAGTAGAAGTTCAGTTCGTCTACACTCATCCTCCAAGGGGATGGGGACTGGGCAAAGTAAGCCGAAGCCTTTTGAAAGAGCATATCCTCGCCCCCACGGAACCGGTCGTATTCCTGCAACTTGTTGCGCACTTTGGGCAAGAGCCCCTTCAAGTCCGTCTCAGTCATTTTGAGACTTTTGAGAGACTTCCAGAAAGGCGCGTTGCCCCGCTCTTGGCTTTGTACCCGCAACAAGCGCTCCGTGAGCGCACCCAAGAGGAACAAGCCCTTCTTGAGGTCGCTGTCCAGCGCAGGCAGGCTATTCAGGAAGTCTTCTAATGTGGTAGGATTTTGGTCCGACATAAGCACCTCCTTTTGGGTAGTTAATTGTACGAACAACAGCGCAGCCAAGGCATCCAGGATAGTCCAACGATACAGCCCCTGGTCGCGGCGGTCGGGTGTGACCACATCATGGCGAATTTGAAGCATAAGGAAGGGAATGAGGTAGCGAGTCGACACCGGCGCGACGCGGAAGGTACGATCCACCAGGTCATAGAAATGGCGCAGTAGGTCGGGGTTTCGTTTATTAGGGTCAGCTTTAGAGAAGAAACGATACAGGATAGTATAGGTAAAGTCATACTCCCGCCACGTGCCATCTTCTCTGGGAAGGCGCAGGATGCGGTCCACCGTGCTCTTGGCCTGTAACAAAGCCCGCAGTCGTGAGGGATACACATCTTGAACATATAGGTCAATTGCTTCGCGGCTCTGCTGACGACTCATAAAGAGGAAGTGGAAGGTCATCACATCCCGTTCCTGGCTGAGCAGGTCCAAGATGTCTTCCTCGTCCGCAGTAATACGCCTGACCTCCTGACGGCTCAGAGTGTGCAAACGCTGCTGGCGTTGCTCGCGGTCTTCGATGAGGATGTCCATTACATCCCGACGTACAGCCTCCGCGCCAAAGATGAAATCCGGAATGAGCAAATAGCGAATGCTCGGAGCAAAGGCGAAGGTTAAATTCGCTTCTACATGCTGGCGACCCCGCTGAATGAGATCGCGACAGTCGTAGCAGAGAGGAAAGGCCTTGTAAGCCAAGGTTTTGTCGAAGCCCCCCACCACATAGCCAGGCTTATCAATGGTGTAGAATTTGAAGGGCGAAATGTCGCCGCTGACCTCCTTCTCTTCACCACATATCGCACATGTACCCAATGCCACACTCTCGCGCCCTTCTTCTCGGAATTTGGCCAGCAGGGCTTGGCGGATATCCTCCCGCTCCCCCATCCATTGCCCGTCAATGCGCACGGTGAGAAGCACGCGCTCTCGCTTACGAAGACCCTCAATGACCTGAGCGATATGATCGGCCATGACAGGCCAGAGAGCCTCGTTCGTCAATTCCAAATCGGGCAGGCTGGGATTCAGGTCGCGCAGTTTTCGGTACGCATTGCGCGCATTCTTCAGGCTTTTCTGGATAGAAGTGCGATTGAGAAGCAAAGTGGGCGTGAGCGTGGGCGGATTGCTGCCTTTGGCATTTTTATACAAGTAACGAGGCAAGTCCTGCTCGTTAAAGGGATAGATCTTGGCCTCCAGATATCGACCTTGTGCATCAAACTCTAGGGCAACCACTTGATCTGCCTTCACAGGATCGTATACCAGTGGTCCACCCAAAATGACACCAAGAACCCGCAAAGCACGAAGCATCATGACCTCCTACGAGTTTCTTTCAGCGCTTCACTGTTTACTCCATACTCTCACGCACCCGCTTCCGCCCCGGCTCCCACACCTGCACAAACCCAAACCCCTGGCTATTCTTTGCCCCCAATCCAGCATCTAGTGCCATCCGCAAATATGGCTCCGGGGCATCCAACTCATAGATACCCGTCCAGCCTTTGATGATGGTGCCTTTGTAGCGCGCCACCACAAGGTTGCGATTACTCACCCGCACAGGCCGGAACGTTGCCCCGTCGGGGGGAATATCCTCACCCGTCCATGCTCGCAGCTTTTTGCGCAAATTTTCAAGCACTTGTGCGCCAAACTCATCTTCTTTGGGCGTGTAGTAGTACGTCTTGCGGCGTCCATCGGGCGCGGTCAGCGTGCTGTACGCTGTAATTGGCGACAGTGCTTTCAGCAACAATGGCCGTGAGAGCGGTTGCGGCTGCAAGACTTCCACCGAATGCAGCAAAAGCTCACTCTTCCCAAGGCGCACAGTCTCACGCCTGACAAGATGTGAAGCCAACGATTGCAAGACGTCTGTCGCAGGTGAAGCCACATAGAAGAAAACAGATTCTTCAAAAGCCAGTTGACCATTCCGCCGCGAAAACGCTCCAAACAGTCGGGAAAATGTGAACAGAGGAAAGCGCCGTTTTTGATCACGCCAGCCAGTATTGTGGAGATATTCAGCAATGCTCGCACTCAAGTGATGGTAGATGAACCCCTGGACGGTTTGGTTATAGTGTACAGGGAGCAAAAGCGGTGATGTTTGAACCGATAAATGGAGTTTGATTTGCATGCACGCCTCTCCGCATTCTTTACTCCTCACACCAATTTAATCGTTGCTTCATTTTAGGGCAAGGGTGCGACAAAAAACGCCTCCCTCCCCCGCCTATTCTTCCAGCGTCTCGGCAAGCCGCAGCCACTCTTCCTCAGCGGCATGCAATGCCGCCTGCACCACCGCGTACTCTTCACCCAAACGCGCCACCGCCTCCGCATCTCCCTGCTCGCTCGCCGCTGCCAGCGCGGCACTGAGCGCCGCCAGTTCCTCTTCCAGCGCCGCCATGCGCGTCTCGACGGCGGCTTGTGCTTCTTCCAGTCGCCGGCGTGCCCTGCGTTCGCGCTCGGCGGCACGACGCGCCGCTTTGCGGGCTTCGTATTCAGCCGCACCATCGCGCTCCGTGGGAGCGGTGCGCGCTTGTTCGCGCAACCACGCACGATACGCTGGCCATCCATCTTCAAATTGCCAGAGTTGCCCATCGGCAATCGCCCACACCTGGTCGGCAAGCGCTTCGATGAGATAGCGGTCGTGAGAGACAAAGAGAATCGTCCCCTCAAAATCTTCAAGGGCGGCCTGGAAGGCTTCCTGTGAGGGAATATCGAGGTGGTTTGTGGGTTCGTCGAGCAGGAGAAGGGTGATGTTCTGCACCGCCAAAAGCGCCAGCGCCAGGCGCGCCCGTTCCCCCCCGCTCAGGTCGCTGACACGTTTCTCAATGGCATCCCCCACAAAAAGATACCGGGCCAGCAAAGCGCGCGCCGCTTCGTATGTCAGCCCTTCGTGAAGAATGTGTGCCAACACGGTCTCATCAGGGCGCAAGTGGGCATGTGTTTGCGCAAAATAGCCGATACGCACCTTCGCCCCTAAACGTATGCGCCCACTCAACGGCGGCACTTCCCCCAAAATTGTGCGGAGAAGGGTCGTTTTGCCGCTTCCATTGGGTCCCACCAGCGCCACGCGCTCGCCGCGTGTGATACGCTGAACGCCCGTGCGCACCAGGGGCGCATCAGGGGCATAGCCCGCTACCACGTCATTGAGTTCCAGCACCATATCCCCCGTGCGCTCGGCGGGCGGCAACCGCAAGCGCGGCGGTCGGTAGGTTGGCGGACGGTCGAGCCGTTGCATGCGCTCCAACTGTTTGCGCCGACCGCGCGCCTGCTTCGACTTTTGACCGGCGATATAGCGGCGGATAAAAGCTTCGGTGCGCGCAATCTCCGCCTGCTGGCGTTCGTAGGCGGCTTGTTCACGCGCCAATGCTTCAGCGCGCTGGCGAACATAGGCGCTGTAATTGCCTTTGTATTCGCGCAAACGCCCATGTGACAACTCCCATACTGTTGTCGCCACGGCGTCAATAAAGGCGCGGTCGTGTGCGACAAAGACCAACGCCCCCTCATACGCCGTCAGAAACGTTTCCAGCCATTCCACACCATCGACATCGAGATGGTTGGTTGGCTCGTCGAGAAAGAGGACATCGGGGGCGGCGGCAAGCACATGCGCCAGCGCCACGCGCGTTTGTTGCCCACCACTCAAATGCGCCAACGGGGTATCGAACAGCGTTTCGGGCACCCCCACCCCCAACAACATGTGGCGAATACGCGCCTCGTAGGTGTACCCACCCGCCGCCTCAAAAGCGGCTTGTGCTTCTGCATAGGTGGTCAGCAGCGCGTCGTCGTCGGGGCGCTCGGCGAGCGCCTGTTCCAGAAGGCGCAGACGCGCCGCCTGTTCATCCAGGTGAGCGAATGCACGCCGCACATACCCAAGTGGTGTTTCATCGGGGGGCAAATCGGGCAATTGCGGCAAATACCCTATGCGAAGCGTGCGCGCACGGTTGACCCGCCCACGTGTCGGCGTTTGCTCGCCCGCCAGGATGCGTACAAGACTGCTCTTGCCGCAGCCGTTGGGACCAACCAGCGCAATACGCGCGCGAGGCGGAACCTGCACGTTGACATCGTCGAAAATATCAAATGCACCATACGAGAGCGCCAGGTGTTCTCCAATGATGAGCGTCATGGTTTTTTCTTCCTGTTTGAGAGTGGATGAAATGATGATGGTTTTACCAAAGTGGGCAAATACACAAAGAACATGCACAAATCATCCCTAGCATTCTGCACAAGGATAACACAAGCGGGGAATACAAAATCGAAAAAAGTACTTCCTACGGAACAAATGGTTTACTGCTTCCAATTTCTTACTTATCAAAATTGGTCTACTTGTGGTATTGAATTCTCTCACTTTTTGCTGGTAGACTGCTGCCGTCAATCGGTACCAACCAATGGGAGGTTGCCATGAGCAAGAAACAAAAACGTTCGATTGAAGAACTCAAAGCTGATGTTGGCGGCTTTGAAGCGATTTGGGCACGTGTCATGCAATGGGCTGCACAAGGATGGGAAGCCATACCTGAAGATGAACGTGATTTGCTGAAATGGTACGGCGTCTTCTATCGTCCACCTACTCCTGGCTATTTCATGATTCGTGTACGCGTGCCAGGTGGCGTTTTGCAAGGACATTGCTTCACAGCGGCCCAATGGCGCACCCTTGCCGACATCACCCGCGATTACGGCCGTGATGTGATTGACATCACAACTCGCCAACAAGTGCAACTACGCTGGATACGCATGGAACATGTGCCAGAGGTCTTGGCACGACTGCAATCTGTCGGATTGACGACCATGCAAACCGGCCACGACAACGTGCGCAATGTCACCACTTGCCCTGTTGCGGGGCTAACCGATGATGAAGTCTTTGACACGCGCCCTTTGGTGCAAACTATTACAGACGCTATTGTCGGCAACTGGCGCTATGCCGATATTCCTCGCAAATTCAACATCACCATCATTGGGTGCCGCGATAACTGTACGCACGCTGAAACTAATGACATTGCCTTTACCCCCGCTTTGCAAGGGCGCACCTATGGCTTCAACGTGTGGGTTGGTGGTGCTATGGGTTCGTGGGGAACCCAACGCGCATGGCCGCTCGATATTTTTGTTGAACCCTCGGCTGAACAAGTTATGCCCGTTTGCCTCGCCATCCTCGACATCTTCCGTGAACGCGGCAATCGTCAGCAGCGCAAAAAAGCCCGCCTTAAGTTTGTGATTGATGAAATGGGCATTGCCGCTTTCCGGGAAGCGGTGATCGCTCGGCTGCCCTTTCCCCCAAAAACTGCCGGTTGTGAATTGACACATGCCCATGCGCAAAACGACCACATTGGGCTTCATCGCCAAAAAAACGGGCGCTACTACGTTGGGTTGAACGTGACCACAGGCCGCTTGACCTTGGATGAAGCCTATGCAGTAGCCAACCTTGCCGAGCAATACGGTACAGGCGAGATCCGTCTCACACCCGAACAAAACATCGTGATTCCCCATGTAGAAGAAGCCAATCTCCCCCTCCTGTTTGCCGACCCGTTGATGCGAACCCTCTCCCCCAACCCGCTTCCATTTCGGCGCGGATTGGTGGCATGCACTGGAAACACGTATTGCCCATTCGCCCTCATCGAAACCAAAGATCGCACGCGCGAGCTGGTGGAATACCTCGATGCTGAATTAGGTGAGGAAGTCAAACACATTCTAGGAACATTTCACATTCACGCGTCAGGGTGCCCCAACTCTTGCGGACGACCGCACACGGGGCAAATTGGACTTATTGGGAAGAAAATACGTGTCAATGGCGAGATTGTCGAAGGCATGGATATTTACATCGGCGGT from Ardenticatena maritima harbors:
- the cas6 gene encoding CRISPR-associated endoribonuclease Cas6; the encoded protein is MQIKLHLSVQTSPLLLPVHYNQTVQGFIYHHLSASIAEYLHNTGWRDQKRRFPLFTFSRLFGAFSRRNGQLAFEESVFFYVASPATDVLQSLASHLVRRETVRLGKSELLLHSVEVLQPQPLSRPLLLKALSPITAYSTLTAPDGRRKTYYYTPKEDEFGAQVLENLRKKLRAWTGEDIPPDGATFRPVRVSNRNLVVARYKGTIIKGWTGIYELDAPEPYLRMALDAGLGAKNSQGFGFVQVWEPGRKRVRESME
- a CDS encoding ABC-F family ATP-binding cassette domain-containing protein, translating into MTLIIGEHLALSYGAFDIFDDVNVQVPPRARIALVGPNGCGKSSLVRILAGEQTPTRGRVNRARTLRIGYLPQLPDLPPDETPLGYVRRAFAHLDEQAARLRLLEQALAERPDDDALLTTYAEAQAAFEAAGGYTYEARIRHMLLGVGVPETLFDTPLAHLSGGQQTRVALAHVLAAAPDVLFLDEPTNHLDVDGVEWLETFLTAYEGALVFVAHDRAFIDAVATTVWELSHGRLREYKGNYSAYVRQRAEALAREQAAYERQQAEIARTEAFIRRYIAGQKSKQARGRRKQLERMQRLDRPPTYRPPRLRLPPAERTGDMVLELNDVVAGYAPDAPLVRTGVQRITRGERVALVGPNGSGKTTLLRTILGEVPPLSGRIRLGAKVRIGYFAQTHAHLRPDETVLAHILHEGLTYEAARALLARYLFVGDAIEKRVSDLSGGERARLALALLAVQNITLLLLDEPTNHLDIPSQEAFQAALEDFEGTILFVSHDRYLIEALADQVWAIADGQLWQFEDGWPAYRAWLREQARTAPTERDGAAEYEARKAARRAAERERRARRRLEEAQAAVETRMAALEEELAALSAALAAASEQGDAEAVARLGEEYAVVQAALHAAEEEWLRLAETLEE
- a CDS encoding TIGR02556 family CRISPR-associated protein; the encoded protein is MLRALRVLGVILGGPLVYDPVKADQVVALEFDAQGRYLEAKIYPFNEQDLPRYLYKNAKGSNPPTLTPTLLLNRTSIQKSLKNARNAYRKLRDLNPSLPDLELTNEALWPVMADHIAQVIEGLRKRERVLLTVRIDGQWMGEREDIRQALLAKFREEGRESVALGTCAICGEEKEVSGDISPFKFYTIDKPGYVVGGFDKTLAYKAFPLCYDCRDLIQRGRQHVEANLTFAFAPSIRYLLIPDFIFGAEAVRRDVMDILIEDREQRQQRLHTLSRQEVRRITADEEDILDLLSQERDVMTFHFLFMSRQQSREAIDLYVQDVYPSRLRALLQAKSTVDRILRLPREDGTWREYDFTYTILYRFFSKADPNKRNPDLLRHFYDLVDRTFRVAPVSTRYLIPFLMLQIRHDVVTPDRRDQGLYRWTILDALAALLFVQLTTQKEVLMSDQNPTTLEDFLNSLPALDSDLKKGLFLLGALTERLLRVQSQERGNAPFWKSLKSLKMTETDLKGLLPKVRNKLQEYDRFRGGEDMLFQKASAYFAQSPSPWRMSVDELNFYFALGMGLFPKVAQFIYTKKEEVEA
- the nirA gene encoding hypothetical protein (ferredoxin-dependent assimilatory nitrite reductase); its protein translation is MSKKQKRSIEELKADVGGFEAIWARVMQWAAQGWEAIPEDERDLLKWYGVFYRPPTPGYFMIRVRVPGGVLQGHCFTAAQWRTLADITRDYGRDVIDITTRQQVQLRWIRMEHVPEVLARLQSVGLTTMQTGHDNVRNVTTCPVAGLTDDEVFDTRPLVQTITDAIVGNWRYADIPRKFNITIIGCRDNCTHAETNDIAFTPALQGRTYGFNVWVGGAMGSWGTQRAWPLDIFVEPSAEQVMPVCLAILDIFRERGNRQQRKKARLKFVIDEMGIAAFREAVIARLPFPPKTAGCELTHAHAQNDHIGLHRQKNGRYYVGLNVTTGRLTLDEAYAVANLAEQYGTGEIRLTPEQNIVIPHVEEANLPLLFADPLMRTLSPNPLPFRRGLVACTGNTYCPFALIETKDRTRELVEYLDAELGEEVKHILGTFHIHASGCPNSCGRPHTGQIGLIGKKIRVNGEIVEGMDIYIGGEPGLFGAFNERWQKGVPCSEAGLLIASLVREYMQTRFPGETFHVWCLRKGLISGANTHYAPMIHDLQEATS